The following coding sequences lie in one Mesorhizobium sp. DCY119 genomic window:
- a CDS encoding TRAP transporter small permease subunit, with protein sequence MRALIGLSRLLDVLTESIGKSVAWLILVAVVVSAGNAVMRKAFNLSSNAWLELQWYLFGAAFLLAAAYTLRQNEHIRIDIVYGQFSRRKQHWIDLFGHVFFLMPFTLLMVYFFVPYFLHSWRSGEMSSSAGGLVIWPAKLLLLLGFFLLALQGVSEIIKKIAIMRGDMEDPNPFISAHQAAEEEGKALVEELRS encoded by the coding sequence ATGCGCGCTTTGATCGGCCTAAGCCGACTCTTGGACGTCTTGACGGAAAGCATAGGAAAGTCCGTCGCCTGGCTCATTCTCGTCGCGGTCGTTGTTAGCGCGGGAAACGCGGTTATGCGAAAGGCATTCAACCTGTCGTCCAACGCTTGGCTGGAATTGCAATGGTATCTTTTTGGCGCCGCCTTCCTCCTGGCGGCCGCCTACACGCTCCGGCAGAACGAGCATATTCGAATCGACATCGTGTACGGTCAGTTTTCTCGGCGTAAGCAGCACTGGATCGACCTATTCGGGCACGTGTTCTTCCTGATGCCATTCACGCTACTGATGGTCTATTTTTTCGTGCCATATTTCTTGCATTCTTGGCGAAGCGGAGAGATGTCCTCAAGCGCCGGGGGGCTCGTCATATGGCCGGCAAAGCTGCTGCTGTTGCTAGGCTTCTTCCTGCTGGCGCTACAGGGCGTATCTGAGATCATCAAGAAGATCGCGATTATGCGCGGGGACATGGAGGATCCCAATCCCTTCATTTCAGCGCATCAGGCCGCCGAGGAAGAAGGCAAGGCCTTGGTAGAGGAGCTGCGGTCGTGA
- a CDS encoding TRAP transporter substrate-binding protein, whose protein sequence is MDRRSFIARAGMGGAAAAAALAVPAIARANPKVSWRLTSALPKSLPAIFGTAEVLSRYVSEATDGNFAIQVFAGGEIVPSLQAADATAAGTVEACHTLGFFNWSKNAAWAVGCAVPFALNARGHNAWLHQGGGNELYNEFLATQNLVGFPAGNSGTQMGGWFRKEIKTIDDLKGLKMRIGGFAGKIVARLGVVPQQLAGADVYPALERGTIDAAEFIGPYDDEKLGMYKVAPYYYYPGWWEGGPTIHAMFNKAAFDSLPKNYQSLLRTACQAADADMLQKYDYLNASAIKSLVAKGAKLSPFSREILDVCFVESHKVYAEESAVNPEFAKLWGSLKAFRGEYYLNLQIAEYSFDTYMMHQQRAGRL, encoded by the coding sequence ATGGATCGCAGATCATTTATTGCACGCGCCGGGATGGGCGGCGCGGCCGCGGCTGCCGCGCTGGCGGTGCCCGCAATCGCCCGGGCTAATCCCAAGGTAAGCTGGCGCCTCACGTCGGCCTTGCCCAAGTCGCTACCTGCAATCTTTGGGACTGCTGAGGTATTGTCCAGATACGTGTCCGAGGCGACAGACGGCAACTTTGCTATTCAGGTCTTTGCCGGCGGCGAAATCGTTCCTTCCTTGCAAGCCGCAGACGCCACCGCGGCGGGGACCGTCGAAGCCTGCCATACCCTGGGCTTTTTTAACTGGAGCAAGAACGCAGCCTGGGCGGTTGGATGCGCAGTTCCGTTCGCGCTCAACGCCCGCGGTCACAACGCCTGGCTTCACCAGGGAGGCGGCAATGAGCTTTACAACGAGTTCCTTGCTACACAGAATCTCGTGGGCTTCCCCGCAGGTAATTCCGGCACCCAGATGGGCGGCTGGTTTCGAAAGGAAATCAAGACAATCGATGATCTCAAGGGCCTCAAGATGCGCATCGGCGGCTTCGCCGGCAAGATCGTCGCGCGCCTGGGGGTTGTGCCGCAGCAGCTTGCTGGCGCTGACGTTTATCCGGCGCTGGAAAGAGGTACGATTGACGCGGCGGAGTTCATCGGACCCTATGATGACGAGAAGCTCGGCATGTACAAGGTCGCACCGTATTACTACTATCCAGGCTGGTGGGAAGGTGGACCGACCATTCATGCCATGTTTAACAAGGCGGCTTTCGACAGTCTGCCGAAGAATTACCAGTCTCTGCTGCGAACCGCCTGCCAGGCCGCCGATGCAGACATGCTGCAGAAGTATGACTACCTGAACGCTTCTGCCATAAAGAGCTTGGTGGCCAAGGGCGCCAAGCTCAGCCCCTTCAGTCGGGAGATTCTCGACGTCTGCTTTGTGGAGTCCCATAAAGTCTATGCTGAAGAAAGTGCGGTAAACCCCGAATTTGCAAAATTGTGGGGTTCGCTCAAGGCTTTCCGAGGCGAGTACTATCTCAATCTTCAAATCGCCGAGTATAGTTTCGACACTTACATGATGCATCAGCAGCGCGCCGGCAGGCTCTGA
- the panE gene encoding 2-dehydropantoate 2-reductase, producing MRILVVGAGGIGGYFGGRLLAAGRDVTFLVRPGRMRQLREMGLVIKSPTGDLELPNPPIVIAEALKVRFDLVLLSCKAYDLEDAIQSFAPAVREGTAIVPLLNGMRHLDMLEAKFDPQAVLGGQCVISAMLDAAGRIQHLGELQNVSFGAQGGSMSPSTEKIAAALSGAGFTVNLTRQILQEMWEKWVFIATGAAITCLMRSTIGDIVSAGAADVAIALLEECCAIAKGEGYEPRPAAMERFRTTLTTPGSALTASMFRDIQVGARIEADHIVGDLLRRSDGIPVPTLRTAFAHLKTYEARRAREPSVAVI from the coding sequence ATGCGCATTCTCGTGGTGGGTGCCGGCGGTATCGGCGGATACTTCGGCGGTAGACTCCTAGCGGCCGGGCGCGATGTGACGTTTCTGGTGCGACCGGGCCGGATGCGACAACTGAGGGAGATGGGCCTTGTCATCAAAAGCCCGACCGGAGACCTTGAACTTCCGAACCCGCCGATCGTAATCGCTGAGGCGCTCAAGGTGCGCTTCGATCTCGTGTTGTTGAGTTGCAAAGCTTACGATCTCGAAGACGCAATCCAGTCATTTGCCCCGGCGGTGAGGGAAGGCACCGCGATTGTCCCCTTGTTGAACGGCATGCGGCATCTCGACATGCTGGAGGCGAAGTTTGATCCCCAGGCCGTGCTCGGAGGTCAGTGCGTCATCTCTGCGATGCTCGACGCAGCTGGTCGCATCCAGCATCTTGGAGAACTACAAAATGTTTCCTTCGGCGCGCAAGGCGGATCGATGAGCCCGAGCACAGAGAAAATTGCAGCCGCCCTCTCAGGCGCGGGGTTCACTGTGAACCTAACTAGGCAAATCTTGCAGGAAATGTGGGAGAAGTGGGTGTTCATCGCGACCGGTGCGGCGATCACATGTCTGATGCGATCGACCATCGGGGACATCGTCAGCGCCGGTGCTGCAGATGTTGCTATCGCGCTACTGGAGGAATGCTGCGCGATTGCCAAAGGGGAAGGTTATGAACCTCGGCCCGCTGCCATGGAGCGGTTCCGGACGACATTGACGACGCCGGGGTCAGCGCTGACCGCGTCGATGTTCAGAGACATTCAGGTCGGTGCCCGCATTGAAGCTGATCACATCGTCGGCGACCTGCTGCGTCGGAGCGACGGAATTCCGGTTCCGACCCTGCGAACGGCTTTCGCCCATCTGAAGACCTACGAGGCTCGTCGGGCGCGGGAGCCGTCCGTGGCTGTCATCTGA
- a CDS encoding enolase C-terminal domain-like protein, with protein MSKNKLTVRAISARPIVIQLKRPIIARIGAIHEWPIILVDLLTEEGIVGRSYLQPYTISSMRYIVPVLKDLGTMLKGRSVSPVDLFDAARKSLHFVGYEGVSMIAVSGLDMAAWDAFAKAADLPLCVMLGGSVGPVKAYNTNGLWLQEPSAAAKEAVELINEGGFTGLKIRLGRERASDDLSALDAVRGAVGDQVHLMADFNQGLNLAEALQRCRMIDNHGLAWIEEPILYDNLDGYAHLAADLKTPLQMGENFYGPREVHKALQKKACDLIMLDAKRIGGVTGWLRAAAIAGAAGVPVSTHVYPEVSAHMMRITETAHWLEWNDWHNPLLQAPYQVKDGFLHIPDVPGTGIEWDETAVQRYLG; from the coding sequence ATGTCGAAAAATAAGCTGACCGTGAGAGCAATTTCTGCTAGACCAATCGTCATCCAGCTAAAGAGACCTATAATCGCTAGAATAGGCGCGATTCACGAGTGGCCTATTATCCTAGTCGATCTCCTGACAGAGGAAGGCATCGTCGGGCGCAGCTACCTGCAACCCTACACCATAAGCTCAATGCGCTACATCGTGCCGGTGCTCAAGGATCTGGGGACTATGCTGAAAGGTCGGTCCGTTTCACCTGTCGACCTTTTCGATGCAGCAAGGAAATCACTTCACTTCGTCGGCTATGAAGGCGTGTCCATGATTGCCGTATCTGGGCTCGACATGGCGGCGTGGGATGCTTTCGCTAAAGCAGCCGACCTTCCTTTATGCGTGATGCTTGGTGGGTCCGTGGGGCCTGTCAAGGCGTACAATACCAACGGGCTATGGCTCCAGGAGCCTAGCGCCGCTGCAAAGGAAGCGGTGGAATTGATAAACGAGGGTGGGTTTACAGGCCTCAAGATAAGATTGGGCCGTGAACGCGCCTCCGATGACCTCTCGGCGCTTGACGCGGTGCGTGGAGCGGTCGGCGACCAAGTGCACCTGATGGCCGATTTCAACCAAGGCCTGAACCTGGCGGAAGCCCTACAGAGGTGCCGAATGATCGACAATCACGGACTTGCCTGGATTGAGGAGCCAATACTCTATGACAATCTGGATGGCTATGCACATCTTGCGGCAGACTTGAAAACTCCCTTGCAAATGGGCGAGAATTTTTACGGGCCGCGCGAGGTTCACAAGGCGCTCCAAAAGAAAGCGTGTGACCTTATCATGCTTGATGCAAAGCGCATCGGCGGGGTAACGGGCTGGCTGCGAGCGGCGGCTATTGCCGGCGCAGCAGGAGTACCGGTCTCAACTCACGTTTATCCCGAGGTGTCAGCCCATATGATGCGCATTACGGAGACGGCCCATTGGCTGGAGTGGAACGACTGGCACAATCCGCTTCTTCAGGCGCCATATCAGGTCAAGGACGGGTTCCTGCATATTCCCGACGTCCCTGGTACAGGAATCGAGTGGGACGAGACGGCGGTCCAACGCTACCTCGGGTAG